The proteins below come from a single uncultured Dethiosulfovibrio sp. genomic window:
- a CDS encoding transcriptional repressor, which translates to MDEAENLRQAGVRATTCRVAVLKELSYREGPVAHRDLECAESLQEFDRVTLYRTLSTLEEKGLAHRILGTDGTWRYCAHDPNQTGCPGNHGHMECSICGEMICLTEQPIPNLKIPEGWAIAGKQLLAYGTCPKCSE; encoded by the coding sequence ATGGACGAGGCAGAAAACCTGCGACAGGCTGGGGTTCGGGCCACCACCTGCCGGGTGGCGGTGCTTAAGGAGCTCTCCTACAGAGAGGGCCCGGTGGCCCATAGAGACCTGGAGTGTGCCGAGTCGCTGCAGGAGTTCGACAGGGTCACCTTATACCGAACCCTTTCAACCTTGGAGGAAAAGGGCCTAGCCCATCGAATTCTGGGAACCGACGGAACCTGGAGATACTGCGCCCACGACCCCAACCAAACCGGATGTCCCGGCAACCACGGCCATATGGAATGCTCTATCTGTGGAGAAATGATATGCCTGACCGAGCAGCCTATCCCCAACCTGAAGATCCCAGAGGGATGGGCTATCGCTGGCAAGCAACTGCTAGCCTACGGTACCTGCCCAAAATGCTCTGAATAG